In one Magallana gigas chromosome 9, xbMagGiga1.1, whole genome shotgun sequence genomic region, the following are encoded:
- the LOC105345296 gene encoding uncharacterized protein, whose translation MPTPPTKKRKEKDQHEDKKEPPVSPLSAFMLYANDARPRLELEHPNIKAVELSAKLVESWNDLPEEEKRIYHNRSDELQRKPGPDFGRKSHATHRQKEEQKSKRKGPDRPEHCIIVPNCKMKLIDSPFIQKSKRRRYELPYKYPRSSEYHQPRPKPPKLNPMKRPPAPRPLIRSYPTYKERIQMMERGLFHKQAPPHIGVFKRSEDNPDLLIVDDSGQTTITFPSLEKQNGYSKGYSYGPQVPGLNGNNFFHPRIIGAGPHFAQYRMASSPVNFIPGIYPQPYQAYRYPYLPNVHGPYVQAPQIYQQAIPIPTSRTMFSEIECSPTTTGSITVRYEPVATESFENFEISDEDYLDHDPFLNLDLNEDDLQIEGDEVEFDMMGLDSDQEGQKEEEVCDDLDDINPTIAPFEEGIDQYLSVDGQPYVMIPVDMDVAKKLGWPIHMLPSVPQWLSKLTDNEVTSSGISSSELLFDSLPQLDSTSPQPQNNLILNDFEPQQETDIATETIREEMLGSQSQSPKSHFEKMDSSESNMDQDQFDVESMLRNDATCRINVCQEEKMLPTATGEMMDCCGDSKAEFVSAIPDERGDQGRPVLTSTPNQSPGRNTASLTKPSDIEHSPVKSCHSPTCSSIESSDQGSQRRRRKQEEEAQHFKDVIRQETHFDSNGVKSVSCGSATRKPSVILESLLENSDTEMECGSGADGKREGFMEKQDCPE comes from the exons ATGCCGACTCCACCCAccaagaaaagaaaagaaaagg ATCAACATGAGGATAAGAAGGAACCCCCTGTCAGCCCTTTGAGTGCGTTCATGCTTTATGCCAATGACGCCAGGCCACGACTAGAATTGGAACACCCCAATATAAAGGCCGTGGAACTGAGTGCGAA ATTAGTAGAATCCTGGAATGATTTGCCAGAGGAAGAAAAAAGGATTTACCATAATCGCTCCGATGAGTTGCAAAGAAAACCGGGTCCAG attTTGGGCGGAAATCACATGCAACACACAGACAAAAAGAAGAGCAGAAGTCAAAACGAAAGGGCCCCGACCGACCAGAACATTGCATAATTGTACCCAATTGTAAAATGAAACTTATAGACTCTCCATTTATTCAGAAGTCGAAGCGAAGAAGGTATGAACTGCCGTACAAGTATCCCCGAAGCTCGGAGTACCACCAACCACGACCCAAACCTCCAAAACTCAACCCCATGAAAAGGCCGCCCGCGCCCCGCCCCCTCATCCGCAGTTATCCCACATACAAGGAGCGGATCCAAATGATGGAGCGTGGACTGTTTCACAAACAGGCGCCGCCCCACATCGGCGTCTTCAAACGAAGTGAAGACAACCCAGACTTGCTTATTGTGGACGATTCAGGACAGACCACAATAACGTTTCCAAGCCTGGAAAAACAGAACGGCTATTCAAAGGGCTACAGTTATGGGCCTCAAGTCCCTGGTCTGAACGGTAACAATTTCTTCCATCCGAGAATCATCGGAGCCGGGCCTCACTTTGCTCAGTATCGAATGGCGTCGTCCCCAGTGAACTTTATTCCGGGGATTTATCCCCAGCCGTACCAAGCCTACCGTTACCCTTACCTACCTAATGTTCACGGGCCGTACGTTCAGGCCCCTCAGATTTACCAACAAGCCATCCCCATCCCCACATCTCGGACCATGTTCTCGGAAATCGAGTGTTCCCCGACCACCACCGGCTCCATCACCGTCCGGTACGAACCCGTGGCCACGGAATCGTTCGAGAATTTCGAGATCTCGGACGAGGACTACTTGGACCACGACCCGTTTCTAAACCTCGATTTGAATGAGGACGACCTTCAGATAGAGGGGGACGAGGTGGAGTTTGACATGATGGGGCTGGACTCTGACCAGGAGGGACAGAAAGAAGAGGAAGTCTGCGACGATCTGGACGACATTAACCCGACCATCGCTCCGTTTGAAGAAG GTATCGACCAATACTTGTCTGTGGATGGACAGCCCTACGTGATGATACCCGTGGACATGGATGTGGCCAAAAAACTAGGATGGCCGATCCACATGCTGCCCTCTGTCCCTCAATGGCTGTCCAAGCTTACGGA CAATGAAGTGACATCATCTGGTATTTCCAGTTCAGAACTACTTTTTGACAGCCTACCCCAATTGGATTCTACCTCACCACAGCCACAAAATAACCTCATTTTGAACGATTTCGAACCTCAACAAGAAACTGATATAGCAACAGAAACAATTAGAGAGGAAATGTTGGGATCGCAATCACAATCTCCAAAGAGCCATTTCGAAAAAATGGACTCCTCCGAGTCCAATATGGATCAGGATCAGTTCGACGTCGAATCGATGCTCAGAAACGACGCTACGTGTCGAATCAATGTCTGCCAAGAGGAGAAGATGCTGCCGACAGCCACGGGAGAAATGATGGACTGCTGTGGCGATAGCAAAGCTGAATTCGTGTCGGCTATACCCGACGAGCGGGGAGACCAAGGAAGGCCCGTTCTGACCAGTACCCCAAACCAAAGCCCAGGGAGAAACACGGCCTCCTTAACGAAGCCGTCCGACATTGAACATTCCCCTGTGAAATCTTGCCACTCGCCAACCTGCTCCTCTATTGAATCGTCTGATCAAGGCAGCCAGCGTAGACGCAGGAAGCAAGAGGAGGAGGCCCAGCATTTTAAAGACGTTATCCGACAAGAAACGCACTTTGATTCCAACGGTGTGAAATCTGTGAGCTGTGGCTCCGCGACGAGGAAACCGTCCGTCATTCTGGAGAGTCTGCTAGAGAATTCCGACACGGAAATGGAATGTGGAAGCGGTGCTGACGGTAAACGGGAGGGGTTCATGGAGAAACAAGATTGTCCCGAGTAG
- the LOC105345295 gene encoding toll-like receptor 4 — protein MRCILGFWIFLIWLETVVLSVFCYTEIKPSINCSFLANYSGCERKTFPESLHPNVDCIDLSGNMLTYVNKIEGLDNLFYMDLSSNILKTVDNGAFASLRKLEYLDISNNEHLGLAVLPNVTNGLNQTNIKVLKVDQISCPGGRSNILQRHHLSHLDNTSLLELSIATNRIETLEPCVLSRLPKSIKRLSIARNRLIAAAYVLEYHSLVNVEVINASLRNSPFPFLRTISGCKENLDILKNDTVYHPGNCQNDLQYPLWSNTSGRLISVSAPPSLRTLYVNSSKIFSTVVKFGILPNVVRQVYLQDNIIHSWIGPMHGVENITVLDMSKNFCANIGKDVGVNLTGLLTLKLAENALGPRFQFDLTGKIFRNLRRLQFLDISYNRIQALPFPFFKNLRSINHLYVSNNLLSDWCVAMGHMVNLTTLDLSKNRIGTISPRGMAELDLVLARGNLSINLRNNKLLCTCENLNFLEWMFVNRAHFKNIDLYTCSNAQKDYMNINFKQFSKSISQLKEKCKSYTLYYIIISVTGTCFLSVIFGVALYRNRWKIRYMRYTLFQRARDSHLLSSSSDDLFLYDAFVSYTSKDRDFVIKDMIQKLEQDNGVQLLIRDRSFIPGEFKCQQIVRSIQESRKTICVVSKRYLKSAWRDYELNMARVEGVEVRKSMRYVILILLPEVCSGGYPKKISDFLKRDCFIEYPDDPAGYEEFWQRLCSALQENAQD, from the coding sequence ATGAGATGTATTCTCGGGTTTTGGATATTTCTGATCTGGCTGGAAACTGTGGTTCTTAGTGTTTTCTGTTACACGGAGATAAAGCCTTCAATTAATTGCAGTTTTTTGGCTAACTATTCTGGGTGCGAGCGTAAGACGTTTCCAGAGTCTCTTCATCCGAACGTGGACTGCATTGACTTGTCGGGTAACATGCTTACATATGTTAACAAAATTGAGGGATTAGATAACCTGTTTTATATGGATTTATCATCCAACATTCTGAAAACTGTTGACAATGGCGCTTTCGCGAGTTTACGAAAACTCGAGTACCTGGACATCTCCAATAACGAACATCTTGGATTAGCCGTGTTACCAAATGTAACAAACGGGTTAAACCAGACAAACATCAAAGTGTTGAAGGTTGACCAGATATCGTGTCCTGGCGGAAGAAGCAACATTCTCCAACGACATCATCTTTCACACCTGGACAACACGTCTCTTCTAGAACTAAGTATCGCCACTAATCGCATTGAAACACTAGAACCGTGCGTGCTGTCCCGCTTACCAAAATCCATCAAGAGGCTCTCTATCGCAAGGAACCGCTTGATAGCCGCGGCGTATGTTCTGGAGTATCATTCACTCGTTAATGTTGAAGTTATTAACGCCAGTCTAAGGAACAGCCCTTTTCCGTTTCTGAGGACCATTTCTGGATGTAAAGAAAACttggacattttaaaaaacgacACAGTTTATCATCCCGGTAATTGTCAAAATGATCTGCAATATCCTTTATGGTCCAACACATCGGGGCGGCTTATTTCCGTTTCAGCGCCCCCTTCTCTTCGCACATTGTACGTAAACTCGAGCAAAATTTTTTCAACGGTTGTCAAATTTGGGATCTTGCCAAACGTAGTAAGGCAAGTGTATCTTCAAGACAATATCATTCATTCGTGGATTGGGCCTATGCATGGTGTTGAAAACATAACCGTATTAGATATGTCAAAGAACTTTTGTGCGAACATCGGTAAAGACGTAGGTGTAAATCTAACTGGTTTACTGACACTTAAATTAGCAGAAAATGCCCTTGGTCCGCGATTTCAGTTTGACTTAActggaaaaatatttagaaactTACGTCGACTTCAGTTTTTAGACATTTCGTACAATAGAATACAAGCGTTACCATTTccgtttttcaaaaatttgaggAGTATTAATCACTTGTATGTTTCCAATAACCTGTTGTCTGACTGGTGTGTTGCAATGGGACACATGGTTAACCTAACGACACTTGATTTATCCAAAAACAGAATCGGAACAATATCGCCGCGAGGAATGGCGGAACTAGATTTGGTTCTTGCAAGAGGTAACTTATCTATCAATTTGAGGAACAACAAATTACTCTGTACTTGTGAGAATTTAAATTTCCTGGAATGGATGTTCGTAAACAGAGcccatttcaaaaatattgatcTATACACGTGCTCTAACGCTCAAAAAGATTAcatgaacattaattttaaacaattcagcAAGTCTATCAGCCAGCTAAAAGAGAAATGCAAATCGTATACCCTTTACTACATAATCATATCGGTAACAGGGACTTGCTTTCTGAGTGTCATTTTTGGTGTAGCTCTTTACCGCAACCGATGGAAAATTCGGTACATGAGATACACCCTGTTCCAGCGAGCTAGAGACAGCCATTTGCTGTCCTCGTCATCCGACGATTTGTTCCTGTACGATGCGTTCGTATCCTACACTAGCAAAGACAGGGACTTCGTGATAAAAGACATGATTCAGAAATTAGAACAAGACAACGGCGTTCAACTTCTTATCCGAGATCGGTCCTTCATACCAGGTGAATTCAAATGCCAACAGATCGTGCGCTCCATCCAAGAGAGCAGAAAAACGATATGTGTCGTCTCAAAACGATACCTGAAGTCCGCTTGGAGGGACTATGAACTGAACATGGCTAGAGTAGAAGGAGTGGAGGTCAGGAAATCCATGAGATACGTCATTCTTATTCTTCTTCCCGAGGTTTGTAGCGGTGGCTATCCTAAGAAGATTTCGGATTTCTTAAAGAGAGACTGCTTCATTGAATACCCTGACGACCCTGCTGGATACGAGGAGTTTTGGCAAAGGCTTTGTAGTGCTTTACAAGAAAACGCTCAGGATTAA